From the genome of Novosphingobium sp. P6W:
TCCGTGCCGGTGCGAATCAGTTTCTGCATCCCGCCCGCTGAACGCCGTTTGGCGAAGCGGAGGGCGATGTAGATCGATCCGCCAATGACGATCGCCTGAAGCAGTAGAATAGCTGCAGTGCCAAGCACGGTTGCCAGGGTGCTTGTCATCATTGGCCAGTGCCAGGCCCGGCATAGCTGGGTGCTTCACTCATCGATCATCATGACACGAAGAGATGTTTCGAGCTGAAGCGCCCGGTCCCGGATGACCGCAGCGGAGGCAGCCGCCTGCATCGGCACGTACATCGTTCCTTGCCGCGTCTCATACAAAGCCGCTCGCGCCGCCTCGTCGGCGGTTCGAAAAGCGAGCCATGCCCGCTGCGCCGATCGCAGCCGGGCGGCTTCAGGCGGGCCCAGTCTCTGTAGCAACTGGTTGTAGGCCGCGTTCATTCTTCGGTCGTAGTCGCGGGCCGCCGCCACCTCGCACTCGGTCTGCCCAGCGGTGCTTGCGGCTGCGGGAGCATCGAGACAGCGCTGCAACACCGCTTCGGTGCGATCCTCGCTGGCTGGTGAAGCAGTGGCCGCCGTCGAAATCGCCAGCAGAATGATGACACAAGGACGTATCACCGCAAAAGTCGTTTCGAGCGACAGAAGGGGGTAGCGACGCTCATCACGTCAGACGCCATGCCGGGCCTGTTTGCGCCAGCCGAGAACGCCGGCCAGGGTCACTACAAGGCCGATGC
Proteins encoded in this window:
- a CDS encoding lysozyme inhibitor LprI family protein translates to MIRPCVIILLAISTAATASPASEDRTEAVLQRCLDAPAAASTAGQTECEVAAARDYDRRMNAAYNQLLQRLGPPEAARLRSAQRAWLAFRTADEAARAALYETRQGTMYVPMQAAASAAVIRDRALQLETSLRVMMIDE